One stretch of Hydrogenovibrio kuenenii DSM 12350 DNA includes these proteins:
- the glmU gene encoding bifunctional UDP-N-acetylglucosamine diphosphorylase/glucosamine-1-phosphate N-acetyltransferase GlmU, whose translation MSLKVVILAAGKGTRMRSSLPKVLQPLAKRPLLSHVIATAEKLGASDILAVIGHGAEDVQKQIQSEHLHFVMQESQLGTGHAVQQAVDLIQDEDDVLILYGDVPLTRVETLQGLLSQLSQEHPLALLTTKLEDATGYGRIVRNTKQQVTAIVEEKDANNEQKHIKEINTGIMASKGQSLKKWLGQLSNENAQGEYYLTDIIAMCVEDGFFVETAQPASLMEVLGVNNKQQLQDLERQYQAALANELMEKGVTLIDVNRVDIRGELEVGQDVEIDVNVVFEGKVTLGDGVKIGANCIIKDCSLADNTVVEAFSHLDEAEIGANCVIGPYARIRPGTVLSEKVKIGNFVETKKAVIGTGSKVNHLSYVGDTVMGENCNIGAGTITCNYDGVNKYQTKIGDNVFVGSASQLVAPVEVERGATIGAGSTITKTAPADELTLSRSKQLTIKGWQKPTKKEKH comes from the coding sequence ATGTCGCTGAAAGTCGTTATCCTTGCTGCAGGCAAGGGCACCCGAATGCGTTCAAGTTTACCAAAAGTTTTACAACCATTAGCAAAGCGTCCTTTGCTTTCACACGTGATAGCAACAGCAGAAAAGTTAGGTGCCTCAGATATACTTGCTGTAATAGGACATGGCGCAGAAGACGTTCAAAAACAAATCCAGTCTGAACATTTACATTTTGTTATGCAAGAATCACAGCTTGGAACAGGACATGCGGTTCAGCAAGCGGTTGACTTGATACAGGATGAAGATGATGTATTGATTTTGTATGGTGATGTGCCTTTGACACGAGTAGAAACTTTACAAGGCCTGTTGAGCCAACTGAGCCAGGAACACCCTTTGGCATTACTAACCACTAAGCTGGAAGATGCAACCGGTTATGGTCGTATTGTGCGAAATACAAAACAGCAAGTAACTGCGATAGTTGAAGAAAAAGATGCAAATAATGAGCAAAAACATATTAAGGAGATCAACACCGGTATTATGGCGTCCAAAGGGCAGTCACTAAAAAAATGGTTAGGTCAGTTATCTAATGAGAATGCTCAAGGGGAATATTACCTAACAGATATTATTGCTATGTGTGTTGAGGATGGTTTTTTCGTAGAAACCGCACAACCCGCAAGCTTAATGGAAGTTTTGGGTGTTAATAATAAGCAACAATTACAGGATTTAGAAAGACAGTATCAAGCTGCATTAGCTAATGAACTAATGGAAAAAGGCGTTACTTTAATAGATGTTAATCGTGTTGATATACGTGGTGAGCTTGAAGTCGGTCAAGATGTCGAAATCGATGTGAACGTTGTTTTTGAAGGTAAAGTTACTTTAGGTGATGGCGTTAAAATTGGTGCTAACTGCATTATCAAAGATTGCAGTTTGGCAGACAATACAGTCGTTGAAGCATTTTCCCATTTGGATGAAGCAGAAATTGGTGCCAATTGTGTGATTGGACCTTATGCTCGCATCCGTCCAGGAACCGTTCTGTCTGAAAAAGTCAAAATAGGCAATTTTGTTGAAACCAAAAAAGCAGTCATCGGCACTGGTTCAAAGGTCAATCATTTGAGCTATGTAGGCGATACTGTGATGGGTGAAAACTGTAATATCGGCGCAGGCACTATTACTTGTAACTATGATGGTGTTAATAAATATCAAACCAAAATTGGTGATAATGTATTTGTTGGCTCAGCTTCTCAACTGGTTGCTCCTGTGGAAGTTGAACGTGGTGCAACCATTGGTGCTG